The Armatimonadota bacterium genome includes the window CTGAGGAGCAAGCGATACACCTACGCCGTCTACCGCAGGGACCGCAAGGAACTGCTGTTTGACAACCGGAATGACCCGTACCAACTCCGCAACCTCGCTGATGCCGCCGAGAGCCGGCTGATCATGCAGCGCTTCCGAGGCATACTTAAGAGGCGCATGGGGGAGTTGGACGACGTATTCGAGGCAAGCACCTGGTACCGCGATAACTGGACGGAGGACCGGGTCATCACGCGGGTGAGGTGATGACCCGGAGCGGGCCTGTGTAACGAAAGCAGGGGGCGATGCCTTTGGACATCGCCCCCTTCGACTTGGCTGTACCTGCCTTCCGACTATCTCCTTCTGCGCCGCAGAAGGATGACCGGCAGGCCCATCAGCAGGGCCGACAGCGATGACGGCTCCGGAACCGCGGCTATCTGGAACCACGACTCCGAAGTGAAGGAGTTGCCGCCCATGCCGGGCGCCCACACCCTCATCCACTCCGTCGAGTTGTCAACCGTGATAATGTTGCCGGCGGCGTCGAACGCCACTTCGCGCAGGCGGTTGCCCGCGTCGAAGCCGGTCAGGTAGGTGCCCGTCGCCATGTCGAAGACGTGCACCCATCCGTCGTAGTAGTTGCCGTACGCGACCCATCCAAACGGCTCGTAGATGTCAATGCCGTAGGCCCCGTTGTACGGCGCGGCCTTGGGCGTCTCCCACAGCGCGGTGTTGATAGGCGGCGCTCCGTCCTGGAACTTGCTTATGGCCGCAGCCTCGGATGCGACGTTTCGGTACTGGTTCATGTACCAGTCGCCGTTGCTGTCCCGCGCCACGTCCCTCGGGTAGAACGTGAAATAGCCCGGCCCGATGTACTGCTGGCCGGTATCCCCGTCAGCAAGCATCGCTGCGGAGCCGATGTGGTACTTGATCAGCCCCTTCCTTGCGGTGTCGTTGTAGTTGCTGTTCACCAGGTAGATGTTTCGATTCTCGCCTGTGCCCTCGACGTAGAGCGATTCCACCCACTGGTTGGCGGTTCTGTTGCTTGGGGCCATTATCGCGTGCGCGGACGAAAGATCGTCGTTGAACTCGTAGACCAGGTCGTTCGCGAAGTCCACCGCATAGAGGTGGTTGTCGGGGCCGATGGTGCTCTTGAACGGCCCGGCGTTGTTTGCCGGATTCCAGCTTACGCCGCCGGTCTTGTGTCCGAGGTCGTTGTTTAGCGAGTCCAGCAGGTATATGCCGTCCTGCGTGGTTCGACCAAAGGCGGTTTTGCCGCCCTGCGCCTCGGAAATCGCGATGTTCCCGAACATCGGGTTCGACTGGTCCTTCCACACGGATACGCCGACCGGCACATAGAACGACGTGGATGTCGCATCTGTGCTGATCTTCGTCCAGCCCATGTAACCGTTGGCGGAAGCGACTACCTTGGCCTTGTACGTCTTGCCGGCCTGGGCGCCTGTGCCGTCCCACGACCAGCTCTGCACCCCCTTCGTCTGCGCGCCCAGGTTCTCGGAGTGTACCATGCCTCCGCCGACCTCCCAGACCTGGACCGTCACGCCTGCGTCGGCGTTCTCGTTCAGCTTGTAGGTGAACGAGTTGACTCCTGTCTGGGAGAACCCGGAGGCATAGACATTCGCCGAGGCCGGCATGGACGTTGCGACGATCAGGAATGCCGCCATCGCGAGTACGAGACACGAAATGACATGTCTGATGCTCATACCTTTCTCTCCTTTTCCTTTGGTATCAGGGAGAACTCCCTGGCCCTCACTTGCCGGTTGATCTGTACCGGACGGTTTCCCGCAAGGGCACTGCGGTCAACGGTGCCCGGTGCTCCCCTGAGATCAGAAGAGCGCATTCCCGCACCTGTCGAGTGCGGGCACCCACGTTTCTCGCTGGATGTCTATGTCAACCCATGCGCCGAGGCGCCTGGGTGAGAGCCGTACTGCGGCCGAGACCTAAGGCAAGCCGTAGATCGTGGCGTCGGCATCGGACCGCGGCGCGAATCTCGGAGCGGTCTTGCCTCCGATGATCTGCGTCGAGACGATGCCTCTCAGCAGAACGAACTTGCCGATCTCGGGAGGGTTGGCGAGATGCGAAATGTCAACCCTCAACCCCGTGTAGCCCGAGCCGTCCGACAGCCCCGCGCCGTCGTCAATGTAGATGAATCCGGAGCCGGAGTGTGTCACGATTCCGCCGGTCGCCGCCAGAAGCCCGATGTTATTCACCCCGATACCGCCCTCGACTCCGGGAGTATGTGCATTCAGGCTTCCCCCTCCGATCCCCTTGTTGCCGAAGAGCCTGATCGGCGGAATCGGTTCGGCGGCCCCGGCGGTTACGACTGCATCCTCGATTCTCCTCTCACCGTCAACGCTGCGGATGATCCCGGACACGCCCGCCGATGTTCCGACCGCCGGTCCGGCGCTCTCTACTCGAATGCCCGACGTACCGTCGGCGTCCTCGATGTAGATCGCCGAGCCGAAGTTTGCGGTCACGACGGCGCCTCCGATCGAAACAGGCGTCTCGTCCGCCAGAGCCTTCGCTGCTGCGACCGACGAAGCGGCCGGAGCATGTCGGTAGGGCCCGAGAGTCAGAACCCCGTTCTCGGCGTCATCCCCGTTGAAGCCCTTAACGTGCAGGAACCACTCGCCGGGGGATGTTGCGGTCAGGGGCAGGTCGCCGGAACTCCATACTGCTTCCGTGCCGGTCCACGCGTGCGACGCGCTCTGGTCCCATGCGTACTTGTAATACTGAACGGTTCCCGCGCCGAACCCGCCGACCGCGGTGAAAGTGAAATCGTCCGTTGCGAGCCATGTCGAGGCCGGTCGGTCGCAGGTGACGTTCACGCCGGTCGGCGCGACCGAGAGCGTGTACGCGGATGCCTCATTCGAAGCAGGTCCTTCCAGCGTGCCGTTCCGCGCGTGAATGTGTCTTGTGTACTGCGTGTTGGGGAGAAGCCCCATCTCGTCGGCATAGGAAGCGTTCTTCTGTGCCGTCGCCTTGACCGCGTGGCCGCTATCCTGCAGCGAGAAACTCGACTCGTTGTTAGACTTGTCGGCGAAGTTCCACCGGATGCTCGCTGTGCTCAGGGCCGTCGCGGCGGCAGCGACTGGTGGCACTGGAGGCGGCGCGGTGAACTGTGCGTCGTCGTACCATGCCGCCCACTTCACGTTCCTGTCGTAGCCGATGTTTACGCGAGTGATTCCGAACGCGTCCGCGCTCGTGGGGCGAGGCAGCGATCCCTTCTTCAAGCCGTCAACGTAGAAGCCGATCTGGCTCGCCCCTACGAGTATCCGCAGGTCGCGCCAGTTGACCGTGCGCGGTGCAATCTGGGCTGCCCATGACCA containing:
- a CDS encoding PEP-CTERM sorting domain-containing protein (PEP-CTERM proteins occur, often in large numbers, in the proteomes of bacteria that also encode an exosortase, a predicted intramembrane cysteine proteinase. The presence of a PEP-CTERM domain at a protein's C-terminus predicts cleavage within the sorting domain, followed by covalent anchoring to some some component of the (usually Gram-negative) cell surface. Many PEP-CTERM proteins exhibit an unusual sequence composition that includes large numbers of potential glycosylation sites. Expression of one such protein has been shown restore the ability of a bacterium to form floc, a type of biofilm.), which translates into the protein MSIRHVISCLVLAMAAFLIVATSMPASANVYASGFSQTGVNSFTYKLNENADAGVTVQVWEVGGGMVHSENLGAQTKGVQSWSWDGTGAQAGKTYKAKVVASANGYMGWTKISTDATSTSFYVPVGVSVWKDQSNPMFGNIAISEAQGGKTAFGRTTQDGIYLLDSLNNDLGHKTGGVSWNPANNAGPFKSTIGPDNHLYAVDFANDLVYEFNDDLSSAHAIMAPSNRTANQWVESLYVEGTGENRNIYLVNSNYNDTARKGLIKYHIGSAAMLADGDTGQQYIGPGYFTFYPRDVARDSNGDWYMNQYRNVASEAAAISKFQDGAPPINTALWETPKAAPYNGAYGIDIYEPFGWVAYGNYYDGWVHVFDMATGTYLTGFDAGNRLREVAFDAAGNIITVDNSTEWMRVWAPGMGGNSFTSESWFQIAAVPEPSSLSALLMGLPVILLRRRRR